The genomic segment CAAAATGGAATCTCAAGGTTTGATCCGTTATGAAGTGGAAATTACAGGAGTAAAACTTGAGAAGAAAATTTATTCTTTGACAGAGTTGGGGCAAAAAACATTACGTCAGTGGATACATCAACCGTCAGATGATTTGCCGATTAATCGTGATGAATTTATTCTCAAAATCTTTTTTCTAAGTCAATATGATGATCCTGACTTGAAATACATTATCAAAGAACAACTTCAGTTGCATACGGAACGTTTAGAATATTTAACTGGGCGAATGACATTGCTATTTCCGAATGAAGAGTATCAACATGATATTGGGCATTTTCTAGTGCTTGACCGCGCAATTAGCCACGAAACAGAGTATGTCTCATGGTTAAATAAAGTGCTAGCTCAAATAGCGTAGTAAAGTGCGGTTAAAAAATTGAGTGTTTTTAGGCAAAAAGCGGCAATGTAGCCGCCTTTTGTTTGAGGGGGA from the [Actinobacillus] rossii genome contains:
- a CDS encoding transcriptional regulator, Acidobacterial, PadR-family, translating into MAKKSTLKYILLGLIKRKPRSGYDLDQAFKKEVGEFWQTQHSQIYPELSKMESQGLIRYEVEITGVKLEKKIYSLTELGQKTLRQWIHQPSDDLPINRDEFILKIFFLSQYDDPDLKYIIKEQLQLHTERLEYLTGRMTLLFPNEEYQHDIGHFLVLDRAISHETEYVSWLNKVLAQIA